A window from Candidatus Bathyarchaeota archaeon encodes these proteins:
- a CDS encoding right-handed parallel beta-helix repeat-containing protein, which produces MKRRMVAFLIAVLAVSITAGFISLQLTQPKTIIVPDNYPTLQAALGNASAGDTVFVKSGTYAAAWLGINKPLKLIGQDPDSTILDGNQKSISPDGRANLYAITVAASNVQISGFTFTNCQMAIVFRGAIQLSGISISGNNIINSHSGISSESQILNCSIKENYFNNNGNAISLSDSINAEICMNEITANTGALGLSASEGALVSYNNIFNNTFGITLQQTSNVTVCKNNITDNAGQRLNEFGYGITFRNCNNSNVYDNNIEKNNNGTNIENYLLVHPDDSGFKVFPAGSDNLVYSNNFIGNVKNANVEYQYWPPESIPELQARYNYTGTINATDSIAWDNGLVGNYWSDYTGEGIYCIDENNVDHYPLNQPVDLSAVSSTDIPDYSRGGDVWLQVTAALAVVGVVLVIVALLGYHKRKHA; this is translated from the coding sequence AAACGGCGCATGGTTGCATTTTTAATCGCTGTTTTAGCGGTGTCAATAACCGCAGGGTTTATCTCTTTGCAGTTGACACAGCCCAAAACAATCATAGTGCCTGACAATTACCCAACCCTACAAGCAGCCCTAGGCAATGCCAGCGCCGGAGATACAGTATTCGTAAAGAGCGGAACCTATGCCGCCGCATGGTTGGGCATAAACAAGCCCTTAAAATTAATTGGTCAAGACCCAGACAGTACTATCCTAGACGGAAATCAGAAATCCATTTCGCCTGATGGACGAGCAAATTTGTATGCAATCACTGTTGCCGCCTCAAACGTGCAGATTTCAGGATTTACCTTCACAAATTGCCAGATGGCTATTGTATTTAGAGGCGCTATTCAGCTCTCTGGGATATCGATATCTGGAAATAACATAATTAACTCTCATTCAGGGATTTCTTCTGAGAGCCAAATTCTTAACTGTTCAATTAAGGAAAATTATTTCAACAATAACGGCAATGCAATTAGTCTTAGTGATTCGATAAATGCTGAAATATGCATGAATGAAATCACAGCAAATACAGGAGCCCTGGGTTTATCAGCGTCTGAGGGTGCACTGGTAAGTTACAATAATATTTTTAACAACACTTTTGGAATAACCCTTCAACAAACCTCAAACGTTACCGTCTGTAAAAATAATATTACCGATAACGCAGGGCAACGCCTTAATGAATTCGGATATGGAATAACATTTCGAAACTGTAATAACTCAAACGTTTACGATAACAATATTGAAAAAAACAATAACGGCACAAACATTGAAAATTATCTATTAGTCCATCCTGACGATTCAGGTTTCAAAGTTTTTCCCGCGGGTTCAGATAACTTGGTTTACAGTAACAACTTTATCGGTAATGTAAAAAACGCGAATGTGGAATACCAGTATTGGCCTCCAGAATCCATCCCTGAACTCCAAGCAAGATACAATTATACGGGAACAATAAATGCCACAGACAGCATTGCTTGGGATAACGGTCTAGTGGGCAATTACTGGAGCGACTACACTGGTGAAGGCATCTACTGCATTGACGAAAACAATGTTGACCACTACCCCCTTAACCAACCTGTTGACCTTTCCGCGGTATCCTCCACGGATATTCCTGATTATAGCAGAGGAGGCGATGTTTGGTTGCAAGTTACCGCAGCATTAGCAGTAGTAGGTGTAGTGTTGGTAATTGTTGCTCTGCTCGGTTATCATAAACGAAAACACGCGTAA